The following are encoded in a window of Phaseolus vulgaris cultivar G19833 chromosome 3, P. vulgaris v2.0, whole genome shotgun sequence genomic DNA:
- the LOC137839169 gene encoding uncharacterized protein encodes MGPNKNAWCEFHQAYGHPIRNCLALAQQLDELVKSGFLKDYLQEPQEDQALVAAGVDQGHEVPIHGEINTISRGFSREGCTASQRKKYAREVMAVEVQEVDNTPDVDLVFTKADRLDIVPHDNDPVVILVVIAGRRVHRVLVDQGSSANVMFWSTFSKLQLSPDQLKTFYRVLVRFRWRPG; translated from the coding sequence atggggcccaacaagaacgcttgGTGTGAATTCCACCAAGCATATGGTCACCCCATACGCAACTGCCTAGCCCTAGCCCAACAATTGGATGAGTTAGTGAAAAGCGGTTTTCTAAAGGACTACCTCCAGGAACCGCAAGAAGATCAGGCGTTGGTGGCCGCGGGAGtagatcaggggcacgaggtgcccattcatgGTGAAATCAACACCATCTCTAGAGGATTTTCGAGAGAAGGatgcaccgcctcccagcggaagaagtaCGCACGAGAAGTGATGGCAGTTGAGGTACAGGAGGTAGACAATACCCCCGATgtcgacctcgtcttcaccaaggccgaccgCTTGGACATCGTCCCACACGACAATGATCCAGTGGTAATTTTGGTAGTAATCGCGGGGAGAAGGGTGCATCGCGTCCTtgtggaccagggaagttcggccAATGTaatgttctggtcgaccttcagcaagttgcagttgtctccAGACCAGCTAAAGACCTTTTATCGGGTGCTTGTACGGTTTCGCTGGAGACCAGGTTGA